In a genomic window of Gossypium arboreum isolate Shixiya-1 chromosome 9, ASM2569848v2, whole genome shotgun sequence:
- the LOC108456593 gene encoding uncharacterized protein LOC108456593 isoform X1 — MHGRGGDEERKKARLMWTVPTRATEVLSGDGVGSLSFSSSSTVNSFSKDGRNIRIGDCALFKPALDSPPFIGIIRCLTASKENKLKLGVNWLYRPAEVKLGEGILLEAAPNEIFYSFHKDEIPAASLLHPCKVAFLPKDVELPSGICSLVCRRVYDITNKCLWWLTDRDYINEHQEEVDNLLYKTRLEMQATVQPDGCSPKPVNGPTSTSQLKPSLESVQNSASFPSQGKGKKRERGDQGSEPVKRECTSKIDDGDSGHGRREINLKIEIAKIAEKGGLEDYEGVEKLIHLMVPERNEKKIDLVSRSMLASVISATDKFDCLSHFVQLRGLRVFDEWLQEVHKGKIGDGSGSKDDRSVDDFLLTLLRALDKLPVNLTALQMCNIGKSVNHLRTHKNIDIQKKARSLVDTWKKRVEAEMDAKCGSNQAVPWPARSRVSEVSHSGNKHSGSSEVAMKNSVTQVSASKTGSVKLAQGESATKSTSASLGSMKAAISPASAIANLKDVQARNAAVVGTSDPQTIAKDEKSSSSSQSHNNSQSCSSDHAKAGGLSIKEDARSSAAGSGSVSKISGNSSRHRKSNNGFPGSSGVQRETGSGKNSSFNRNLASEKISQSGLACERAVDAPMAVSNSHKFIVKIPNRGRSPVQSASGGSLEDHSVMNSRASSPVLSETQEQFDRNLKEKNDSYRTNVITDVNTESWQSNDLKDMLTGFDEGDGSPAAVPDEENCRTGEGARKTNEVTKTASSSGNEHKSGKMQEPSFSSINALIDSCVKFSESNVCMPVGDDAGMNLLASVATGVDVASLIESPQRKAPFVELSDTGNDTKLKPSSGDEVVRDQNQSVEGANDEHLKQAVGGNSWARNADSKIGSSLEKSRELNEHLRSLSILYTGDPCPENDKLKENVTTTLINLPSASTAEKTTDIGDCKEHLEKKAGGVDGDSSLGTKQKGCSSVANEDKVVGLFVKVEKEVVPGSSSVPSVEVDADNKKNVLEGSERSSQTHQKSPVVGHSINGTVTETLPPGFGKDMVLENVDEVKAEKDVESDAPSNAGEWETVNAQKGEHVEENLEDRKGNEPRAGPSPCVSPTVMETEQPMWPRGSNLTGEEADEVEGTSATRDAPVTGGTDIETKVEFDLNEGFNADEGKFGDPNNLTASGCSAPVQFSSLPFPVSSVASSVPSTITVAAAAKGPFVPPDDLLRTKGALGWKGSAATSAFRPAEPRKILDIPLGTSNTSIADVSTRKQSRPPLDIDLNVPDERVLQDLASRSFAKGTDSALDLTSTCDLTCGMVGSPSIRSSGGLDLDLNRVDEPADFGNQSTGFSRRLDVPMQPIKSLSGILNSEVTVRRDFDLNNGPAVDEISIDPSLFSHNARSSNAPSQPSVSSLRMNGTEMGNFSSWFPTENTYSSITIQSILPDREQPFPIVATGGPQRVLGPPVGATPFNPDVYREPMLSSAPAVSFPSTPFQYPLFPFGTTFPLPSTSFSAGSSTYVDSSSGGRFCFPPVHSQLLRPVGSVPSHYPRPYVVSLPDGSHSSGAENGRHWGRQGLDLNAGPGGPDIEGRDEMVPLASRQLSVASSHPQAEEQARIHQVPGGILKRKEPEGGWNGYKQSSWQ; from the exons ATGCATGGGCGGGGAGGAGATGAGGAGAGGAAAAAGGCACGGCTGATGTGGACAGTCCCTACACGTGCAACGGAGGTTCTGAGTGGTGATGGTGTTGGTTCgctctctttttcttcttcctctacCGTTAATTCATTTTCAAAG GATGGACGCAATATCAGAATTGGTGACTGTGCTCTCTTCAAACCAGCTCTAGATTCTCCACCTTTCATTGGAATAATTCGGTGCCTGACTGCAAGCAAAGAAAATAAGTTAAAGTTGGGCGTGAATTGGCTTTATCGACCCGCTGAAGTAAAGCTTGGCGAAGGCATCCTGCTGGAAGCTGCGCCAAACGAAATCTTTTATTCCTTTCATAAGGATGAGATTCCTGCTGCATCATTACTCCATCCGTGTAAAGTTGCATTTCTTCCTAAAGACGTTGAACTTCCATCTGGGATTTGCTCACTTGTTTGCCGGCGAGTTTATGACATTACAAACAAGTGTTTATGGTGGCTAACTGATCGAGATTACATTAAT GAACATCAAGAGGAAGTAGATAATCTATTATATAAGACACGTTTAGAAATGCAAGCTACAGTCCAGCCAGATGGATGTTCTCCAAAGCCAGTGAATGGTCCAACATCTACATCACAGTTAAAACCTAGTTTAGAGAGTGTACAAAACAGTGCTTCATTTCCTTCTCAGGGTAAGGGAAAGAAAAGGGAGCGTGGTGATCAAGGTTCCGAGCCTGTCAAGCGGGAATGCACTAGTAAAATAGATGATGGGGATTCTGGTCATGGTAGACgagaaattaatttaaaaattgagATTGCAAAGATCGCTGAAAAGGGGGGCCTAGAAGATTATGAAGGAGTTGAGAAATTGATTCATCTCATGGTGCCTGagagaaatgaaaagaaaatagacTTGGTGAGCCGGTCAATGCTTGCTAGTGTAATATCAGCTACAGACAAGTTTGACTGTCTTAGTCATTTTGTTCAGCTCAGAGGGTTGCGTGTTTTTGATGAATGGCTCCAGGAAGTCCACAAAGGGAAGATTGGTGATGGTAGTGGCTCCAAGGATGATAGATCAGTTGATGATTTTCTATTAACCTTACTCCGAGCACTTGATAAGTTACCTGTAAATCTCACAGCTCTACAGATGTGTAACATTGGCAAGTCTGTGAATCATTTGCGCACTCATAAGAACATAGATATACAGAAGAAAGCAAGGAGTTTAGTTGATACATGGAAAAAAAGAGTTGAGGCTGAGATGGATGCCAAGTGTGGCTCAAACCAAGCTGTTCCCTGGCCTGCAAGGTCTCGAGTTTCGGAGGTTTCTCACAGTGGAAACAAGCATTCTGGATCATCTGAGGTTGCCATGAAGAATTCAGTCACACAGGTTTCTGCCTCTAAAACTGGTTCTGTTAAGCTTGCTCAAGGAGAGAGTGCTACCAAGTCTACTTCTGCATCACTGGGATCTATGAAGGCCGCAATATCACCTGCTTCTGCCATTGCAAATTTAAAAGATGTGCAAGCACGAAATGCTGCTGTTGTTGGCACCTCTGATCCTCAAACAATAGCAAAGGATGAGAAAAGCAGCAGTTCGAGTCAGTCCCACAACAATAGTCAGTCTTGTTCTAGTGACCATGCAAAGGCTGGTGGACTTTCTATAAAGGAGGATGCAAGAAGTTCTGCAGCTGGTTCTGGATCAGTCTCTAAGATCTCGGGTAATTCTTCCCGACACCGGAAATCCAATAATGGTTTCCCAGGGTCATCTGGAGTTCAAAGGGAAACTGGATCAGGCAAAAATTCTTCCTTTAACAGAAATCTTGCATCAGAAAAAATATCACAGTCTGGTTTAGCATGTGAAAGGGCTGTGGATGCTCCTATGGCTGTGTCTAATAGTCATAAGTTCATTGTTAAGATCCCAAATCGAGGTAGAAGTCCAGTACAAAGTGCCAGTGGAGGATCTCTTGAAGATCACTCTGTCATGAATAGCAGGGCTTCTTCTCCTGTGCTTTCAGAGACACAGGAACAATTCGATCGTAACTTGAAGGAGAAGAATGATAGTTACCGGACAAATGTTATTACTGATGTGAATACTGAATCGTGGCAGAGCAATGACTTAAAAGACATGCTGACGGGGTTTGATGAGGGAGATGGTTCACCTGCAGCTGTTCCTGATGAAGAAAACTGTAGGACTGGAGAAGGGGCTAGGAAAACAAATGAAGTTACTAAAACTGCTTCATCTTCTGGAAATGAACATAAATCAGGGAAAATGCAGGAGCCTTCTTTCAGCTCCATAAATGCTCTAATTGATAGTTGTGTCAAGTTCTCTGAATCAAATGTGTGCATGCCTGTTGGAGATGATGCTGGAATGAATCTTCTTGCTAGTGTGGCTACTGGAGTGGATGTGGCTTCACTGATAGAATCTCCACAAAGAAAGGCCCCTTTTGTTGAGCTCTCTGACACAGGCAATGATACAAAACTAAAACCTTCTTCTGGGGATGAGGTTGTTCGAGATCAAAATCAGTCTGTTGAAGGTGCCAATGATGAGCATTTGAAGCAGGCAGTTGGTGGTAATTCATGGGCCAGGAATGCAGACAGCAAGATTGGTTCCTCTCTAGAAAAATCTAGAGAACTGAATGAACATTTAAGGTCTTTAAGTATTCTGTACACTGGAGACCCATGTCCTGAAAATGATAAATTAAAGGAAAATGTAACGACCACTTTAATCAATTTGCCCTCTGCAAGCACTGCGGAGAAAACTACTGATATTGGAGATTGCAAAGAGCATCTGGAGAAAAAGGCAGGTGGAGTGGATGGTGATAGCAGTTTGGGTACTAAACAAAAAGGGTGCTCTTCTGTGGCTAATGAAGATAAGGTCGTAGGTCTGTTTGTAAAAGTTGAGAAAGAAGTTGTTCCAGGATCTTCATCTGTACCTTCTGTTGAAGTTGATGCTGACAACAAGAAAAATGTCCTTGAAGGTTCGGAAAGAAGTTCACAGACTCATCAGAAGTCACCAGTAGTTGGACATTCCATCAATGGTACAGTGACAGAAACTTTGCCTCCTGGTTTTGGTAAAGATATGGTTCTGGAAAATGTTGATGAAGTGAAGGCTGAGAAGGATGTTGAGAGTGATGCTCCTAGTAATGCAGGTGAATGGGAAA CTGTCAATGCTCAGAAAGGTGAGCATGTGGAGGAGAATTTAGAAGATCGTAAGGGAAATGAACCACGTGCTGGACCATCTCCATGTGTATCACCTACTGTAATGGAAACAGAGCAACCTATGTGGCCAAGGGGGTCTAATTTGACCGGCGAAGAGGCAGATGAAGTGGAAGGGACATCAGCCACTAGAGATGCTCCTGTTACAGGTGGTACAGATATAGAGACAAAAGTTGAATTTGACTTGAATGAAGGCTTTAATGCAGATGAGGGGAAATTTGGGGATCCAAATAACTTGACAGCATCAGGATGTTCAGCTCCTGTCCAATTTAGCTCATTGCCTTTCCCTGTTTCTTCTGTGGCTAGCAGTGTCCCTTCTACAATTACTGTTGCTGCTGCTGCTAAAGGGCCTTTTGTTCCCCCAGATGACCTTTTGCGGACCAAAGGGGCACTTGGTTGGAAGGGATCAGCAGCCACAAGTGCATTTCGGCCAGCTGAGCCCAGAAAGATTTTGGATATCCCTCTGGGTACAAGCAACACTTCTATTGCTGATGTTAGTACTAGGAAACAAAGTCGTCCTCCTTTGGATATTGATTTGAATGTACCTGATGAGAGAGTGCTTCAGGATCTAGCTTCCCGAAGTTTTGCTAAGGGCACAGACTCTGCACTGGACCTTACAAGTACTTGTGATTTAACTTGTGGAATGGTGGGTTCTCCATCCATTCGGTCATCCGGGGGACTTGATCTTGATTTGAATAGAGTTGATGAGCCAGCTGATTTTGGTAATCAGTCTACTGGGTTTAGTCGGAGACTGGATGTCCCTATGCAGCCTATAAAATCATTGTCTGGGATTCTTAATAGTGAAGTAACTGTCCGTAGGGACTTTGATTTGAACAATGGACCTGCTGTTGATGAGATAAGCATTGATCCATCACTATTTAGCCATAACGCTAGAAGCAGCAATGCCCCATCTCAACCATCAGTTTCCAGCTTGCGGATGAATGGTACGGAGATGGGAAATTTCTCATCATGGTTTCCTACCGAGAATACATACTCATCTATCACAATCCAATCGATCTTGCCCGACAGAGAGCAGCCTTTTCCAATTGTTGCAACTGGTGGGCCACAAAGGGTTTTGGGCCCACCTGTTGGTGCCACCCCTTTTAATCCTGATGTATATAGGGAACCCATGTTGTCATCTGCTCCAGCAGTGTCATTCCCATCAACTCCTTTCCAATACCCTCTTTTCCCTTTTGGAACAACATTCCCTCTTCCTTCAACTAGCTTTTCTGCTGGTTCATCTACTTATGTTGATTCATCTTCTGGTGGGAGGTTTTGTTTTCCTCCAGTTCATTCGCAATTATTACGACCTGTTGGTTCTGTTCCATCCCATTACCCAAGGCCCTATGTTGTTAGCCTTCCTGATGGTAGTCATAGTAGTGGTGCTGAGAATGGTAGGCATTGGGGAAGGCAAGGTCTAGACTTAAATGCTGGGCCTGGAGGCCCAGACATTGAAGGAAGAGATGAGATGGTACCTCTTGCCTCAAGGCAACTGTCTGTTGCCAGTTCACATCCCCAGGCAGAGGAGCAAGCAAGAATCCATCAGGTTCCTGGTGGTATTTTGAAAAGGAAGGAACCCGAGGGAGGATGGAATGGATACAAGCAATCTTCATGGCAGTAG
- the LOC108456593 gene encoding uncharacterized protein LOC108456593 isoform X2, producing the protein MHGRGGDEERKKARLMWTVPTRATEVLSGDGVGSLSFSSSSTVNSFSKDGRNIRIGDCALFKPALDSPPFIGIIRCLTASKENKLKLGVNWLYRPAEVKLGEGILLEAAPNEIFYSFHKDEIPAASLLHPCKVAFLPKDVELPSGICSLVCRRVYDITNKCLWWLTDRDYINEHQEEVDNLLYKTRLEMQATVQPDGCSPKPVNGPTSTSQLKPSLESVQNSASFPSQGKGKKRERGDQGSEPVKRECTSKIDDGDSGHGRREINLKIEIAKIAEKGGLEDYEGVEKLIHLMVPERNEKKIDLVSRSMLASVISATDKFDCLSHFVQLRGLRVFDEWLQEVHKGKIGDGSGSKDDRSVDDFLLTLLRALDKLPVNLTALQMCNIGKSVNHLRTHKNIDIQKKARSLVDTWKKRVEAEMDAKCGSNQAVPWPARSRVSEVSHSGNKHSGSSEVAMKNSVTQVSASKTGSVKLAQGESATKSTSASLGSMKAAISPASAIANLKDVQARNAAVVGTSDPQTIAKDEKSSSSSQSHNNSQSCSSDHAKAGGLSIKEDARSSAAGSGSVSKISGNSSRHRKSNNGFPGSSGVQRETGSGKNSSFNRNLASEKISQSGLACERAVDAPMAVSNSHKFIVKIPNRGRSPVQSASGGSLEDHSVMNSRASSPVLSETQEQFDRNLKEKNDSYRTNVITDVNTESWQSNDLKDMLTGFDEGDGSPAAVPDEENCRTGEGARKTNEVTKTASSSGNEHKSGKMQEPSFSSINALIDSCVKFSESNVCMPVGDDAGMNLLASVATGVDVASLIESPQRKAPFVELSDTGNDTKLKPSSGDEVVRDQNQSVEGANDEHLKQAVGGNSWARNADSKIGSSLEKSRELNEHLRSLSILYTGDPCPENDKLKENVTTTLINLPSASTAEKTTDIGDCKEHLEKKAGGVDGDSSLGTKQKGCSSVANEDKVVGLFVKVEKEVVPGSSSVPSVEVDADNKKNVLEGSERSSQTHQKSPVVGHSINGTVTETLPPGFGKDMVLENVDEVKAEKDVESDAPSNAAVNAQKGEHVEENLEDRKGNEPRAGPSPCVSPTVMETEQPMWPRGSNLTGEEADEVEGTSATRDAPVTGGTDIETKVEFDLNEGFNADEGKFGDPNNLTASGCSAPVQFSSLPFPVSSVASSVPSTITVAAAAKGPFVPPDDLLRTKGALGWKGSAATSAFRPAEPRKILDIPLGTSNTSIADVSTRKQSRPPLDIDLNVPDERVLQDLASRSFAKGTDSALDLTSTCDLTCGMVGSPSIRSSGGLDLDLNRVDEPADFGNQSTGFSRRLDVPMQPIKSLSGILNSEVTVRRDFDLNNGPAVDEISIDPSLFSHNARSSNAPSQPSVSSLRMNGTEMGNFSSWFPTENTYSSITIQSILPDREQPFPIVATGGPQRVLGPPVGATPFNPDVYREPMLSSAPAVSFPSTPFQYPLFPFGTTFPLPSTSFSAGSSTYVDSSSGGRFCFPPVHSQLLRPVGSVPSHYPRPYVVSLPDGSHSSGAENGRHWGRQGLDLNAGPGGPDIEGRDEMVPLASRQLSVASSHPQAEEQARIHQVPGGILKRKEPEGGWNGYKQSSWQ; encoded by the exons ATGCATGGGCGGGGAGGAGATGAGGAGAGGAAAAAGGCACGGCTGATGTGGACAGTCCCTACACGTGCAACGGAGGTTCTGAGTGGTGATGGTGTTGGTTCgctctctttttcttcttcctctacCGTTAATTCATTTTCAAAG GATGGACGCAATATCAGAATTGGTGACTGTGCTCTCTTCAAACCAGCTCTAGATTCTCCACCTTTCATTGGAATAATTCGGTGCCTGACTGCAAGCAAAGAAAATAAGTTAAAGTTGGGCGTGAATTGGCTTTATCGACCCGCTGAAGTAAAGCTTGGCGAAGGCATCCTGCTGGAAGCTGCGCCAAACGAAATCTTTTATTCCTTTCATAAGGATGAGATTCCTGCTGCATCATTACTCCATCCGTGTAAAGTTGCATTTCTTCCTAAAGACGTTGAACTTCCATCTGGGATTTGCTCACTTGTTTGCCGGCGAGTTTATGACATTACAAACAAGTGTTTATGGTGGCTAACTGATCGAGATTACATTAAT GAACATCAAGAGGAAGTAGATAATCTATTATATAAGACACGTTTAGAAATGCAAGCTACAGTCCAGCCAGATGGATGTTCTCCAAAGCCAGTGAATGGTCCAACATCTACATCACAGTTAAAACCTAGTTTAGAGAGTGTACAAAACAGTGCTTCATTTCCTTCTCAGGGTAAGGGAAAGAAAAGGGAGCGTGGTGATCAAGGTTCCGAGCCTGTCAAGCGGGAATGCACTAGTAAAATAGATGATGGGGATTCTGGTCATGGTAGACgagaaattaatttaaaaattgagATTGCAAAGATCGCTGAAAAGGGGGGCCTAGAAGATTATGAAGGAGTTGAGAAATTGATTCATCTCATGGTGCCTGagagaaatgaaaagaaaatagacTTGGTGAGCCGGTCAATGCTTGCTAGTGTAATATCAGCTACAGACAAGTTTGACTGTCTTAGTCATTTTGTTCAGCTCAGAGGGTTGCGTGTTTTTGATGAATGGCTCCAGGAAGTCCACAAAGGGAAGATTGGTGATGGTAGTGGCTCCAAGGATGATAGATCAGTTGATGATTTTCTATTAACCTTACTCCGAGCACTTGATAAGTTACCTGTAAATCTCACAGCTCTACAGATGTGTAACATTGGCAAGTCTGTGAATCATTTGCGCACTCATAAGAACATAGATATACAGAAGAAAGCAAGGAGTTTAGTTGATACATGGAAAAAAAGAGTTGAGGCTGAGATGGATGCCAAGTGTGGCTCAAACCAAGCTGTTCCCTGGCCTGCAAGGTCTCGAGTTTCGGAGGTTTCTCACAGTGGAAACAAGCATTCTGGATCATCTGAGGTTGCCATGAAGAATTCAGTCACACAGGTTTCTGCCTCTAAAACTGGTTCTGTTAAGCTTGCTCAAGGAGAGAGTGCTACCAAGTCTACTTCTGCATCACTGGGATCTATGAAGGCCGCAATATCACCTGCTTCTGCCATTGCAAATTTAAAAGATGTGCAAGCACGAAATGCTGCTGTTGTTGGCACCTCTGATCCTCAAACAATAGCAAAGGATGAGAAAAGCAGCAGTTCGAGTCAGTCCCACAACAATAGTCAGTCTTGTTCTAGTGACCATGCAAAGGCTGGTGGACTTTCTATAAAGGAGGATGCAAGAAGTTCTGCAGCTGGTTCTGGATCAGTCTCTAAGATCTCGGGTAATTCTTCCCGACACCGGAAATCCAATAATGGTTTCCCAGGGTCATCTGGAGTTCAAAGGGAAACTGGATCAGGCAAAAATTCTTCCTTTAACAGAAATCTTGCATCAGAAAAAATATCACAGTCTGGTTTAGCATGTGAAAGGGCTGTGGATGCTCCTATGGCTGTGTCTAATAGTCATAAGTTCATTGTTAAGATCCCAAATCGAGGTAGAAGTCCAGTACAAAGTGCCAGTGGAGGATCTCTTGAAGATCACTCTGTCATGAATAGCAGGGCTTCTTCTCCTGTGCTTTCAGAGACACAGGAACAATTCGATCGTAACTTGAAGGAGAAGAATGATAGTTACCGGACAAATGTTATTACTGATGTGAATACTGAATCGTGGCAGAGCAATGACTTAAAAGACATGCTGACGGGGTTTGATGAGGGAGATGGTTCACCTGCAGCTGTTCCTGATGAAGAAAACTGTAGGACTGGAGAAGGGGCTAGGAAAACAAATGAAGTTACTAAAACTGCTTCATCTTCTGGAAATGAACATAAATCAGGGAAAATGCAGGAGCCTTCTTTCAGCTCCATAAATGCTCTAATTGATAGTTGTGTCAAGTTCTCTGAATCAAATGTGTGCATGCCTGTTGGAGATGATGCTGGAATGAATCTTCTTGCTAGTGTGGCTACTGGAGTGGATGTGGCTTCACTGATAGAATCTCCACAAAGAAAGGCCCCTTTTGTTGAGCTCTCTGACACAGGCAATGATACAAAACTAAAACCTTCTTCTGGGGATGAGGTTGTTCGAGATCAAAATCAGTCTGTTGAAGGTGCCAATGATGAGCATTTGAAGCAGGCAGTTGGTGGTAATTCATGGGCCAGGAATGCAGACAGCAAGATTGGTTCCTCTCTAGAAAAATCTAGAGAACTGAATGAACATTTAAGGTCTTTAAGTATTCTGTACACTGGAGACCCATGTCCTGAAAATGATAAATTAAAGGAAAATGTAACGACCACTTTAATCAATTTGCCCTCTGCAAGCACTGCGGAGAAAACTACTGATATTGGAGATTGCAAAGAGCATCTGGAGAAAAAGGCAGGTGGAGTGGATGGTGATAGCAGTTTGGGTACTAAACAAAAAGGGTGCTCTTCTGTGGCTAATGAAGATAAGGTCGTAGGTCTGTTTGTAAAAGTTGAGAAAGAAGTTGTTCCAGGATCTTCATCTGTACCTTCTGTTGAAGTTGATGCTGACAACAAGAAAAATGTCCTTGAAGGTTCGGAAAGAAGTTCACAGACTCATCAGAAGTCACCAGTAGTTGGACATTCCATCAATGGTACAGTGACAGAAACTTTGCCTCCTGGTTTTGGTAAAGATATGGTTCTGGAAAATGTTGATGAAGTGAAGGCTGAGAAGGATGTTGAGAGTGATGCTCCTAGTAATGCAG CTGTCAATGCTCAGAAAGGTGAGCATGTGGAGGAGAATTTAGAAGATCGTAAGGGAAATGAACCACGTGCTGGACCATCTCCATGTGTATCACCTACTGTAATGGAAACAGAGCAACCTATGTGGCCAAGGGGGTCTAATTTGACCGGCGAAGAGGCAGATGAAGTGGAAGGGACATCAGCCACTAGAGATGCTCCTGTTACAGGTGGTACAGATATAGAGACAAAAGTTGAATTTGACTTGAATGAAGGCTTTAATGCAGATGAGGGGAAATTTGGGGATCCAAATAACTTGACAGCATCAGGATGTTCAGCTCCTGTCCAATTTAGCTCATTGCCTTTCCCTGTTTCTTCTGTGGCTAGCAGTGTCCCTTCTACAATTACTGTTGCTGCTGCTGCTAAAGGGCCTTTTGTTCCCCCAGATGACCTTTTGCGGACCAAAGGGGCACTTGGTTGGAAGGGATCAGCAGCCACAAGTGCATTTCGGCCAGCTGAGCCCAGAAAGATTTTGGATATCCCTCTGGGTACAAGCAACACTTCTATTGCTGATGTTAGTACTAGGAAACAAAGTCGTCCTCCTTTGGATATTGATTTGAATGTACCTGATGAGAGAGTGCTTCAGGATCTAGCTTCCCGAAGTTTTGCTAAGGGCACAGACTCTGCACTGGACCTTACAAGTACTTGTGATTTAACTTGTGGAATGGTGGGTTCTCCATCCATTCGGTCATCCGGGGGACTTGATCTTGATTTGAATAGAGTTGATGAGCCAGCTGATTTTGGTAATCAGTCTACTGGGTTTAGTCGGAGACTGGATGTCCCTATGCAGCCTATAAAATCATTGTCTGGGATTCTTAATAGTGAAGTAACTGTCCGTAGGGACTTTGATTTGAACAATGGACCTGCTGTTGATGAGATAAGCATTGATCCATCACTATTTAGCCATAACGCTAGAAGCAGCAATGCCCCATCTCAACCATCAGTTTCCAGCTTGCGGATGAATGGTACGGAGATGGGAAATTTCTCATCATGGTTTCCTACCGAGAATACATACTCATCTATCACAATCCAATCGATCTTGCCCGACAGAGAGCAGCCTTTTCCAATTGTTGCAACTGGTGGGCCACAAAGGGTTTTGGGCCCACCTGTTGGTGCCACCCCTTTTAATCCTGATGTATATAGGGAACCCATGTTGTCATCTGCTCCAGCAGTGTCATTCCCATCAACTCCTTTCCAATACCCTCTTTTCCCTTTTGGAACAACATTCCCTCTTCCTTCAACTAGCTTTTCTGCTGGTTCATCTACTTATGTTGATTCATCTTCTGGTGGGAGGTTTTGTTTTCCTCCAGTTCATTCGCAATTATTACGACCTGTTGGTTCTGTTCCATCCCATTACCCAAGGCCCTATGTTGTTAGCCTTCCTGATGGTAGTCATAGTAGTGGTGCTGAGAATGGTAGGCATTGGGGAAGGCAAGGTCTAGACTTAAATGCTGGGCCTGGAGGCCCAGACATTGAAGGAAGAGATGAGATGGTACCTCTTGCCTCAAGGCAACTGTCTGTTGCCAGTTCACATCCCCAGGCAGAGGAGCAAGCAAGAATCCATCAGGTTCCTGGTGGTATTTTGAAAAGGAAGGAACCCGAGGGAGGATGGAATGGATACAAGCAATCTTCATGGCAGTAG